Proteins encoded together in one Lathyrus oleraceus cultivar Zhongwan6 chromosome 5, CAAS_Psat_ZW6_1.0, whole genome shotgun sequence window:
- the LOC127083932 gene encoding 26S proteasome non-ATPase regulatory subunit 7 homolog A, producing MDVIKTQQISSRSIEKVVVHPLVLLSIVDNYNRVAKDTRKRVVGVLLGSTFKGTVDVSNSYAVPFEEDDKDPSIWFLDHNYHEAMFSMFKRINAKEHVVGWYSTGPKLRENDLDIHGLFNDYVPNPVLVIIDVEPKELGIPTKAYYAVEEVKENATQKSQKVFVHVQSEIAAHEVEEIGVEHLLRDVKDTTISTLATEVSGKLTALKGLDARLKEIRSYLDLVIDEKLPLNHEILYHLQDVFNLLPNLNVSDLIKAFAVKTNDMMLVIYLSSLIRSVIALHNLINNKMLNKEHERAEDSKSVPVPSASA from the exons ATGGATGTGATCAAAACGCAGCAAATCTCATCTCGATCGATCGAGAAGGTGGTGGTTCATCCATTAGTTTTGCTCAGCATCGTCGACAACTACAACAGAGTCGCCAAGGACACACGGAAGCGCGTCGTCGGCGTCTTGCTAGGTTCCACTTTCAAAGGCACCGTCGACGTTTCCAACAGCTACGCAG TGCCCTTTGAAGAAGATGACAAGGATCCTAGCATTTGGTTTCTCGACCACAATTACCATGAAGCAATGTTTTCCATGTTTAAGAGAATAAACG CAAAGGAGCACGTCGTGGGGTGGTATAGCACAGGTCCAAAATTGCGTGAAAATGACCTCGACATTCATGGGTTATTTAATGA CTATGTTCCAAATCCAGTGTTGGTTATAATTGATGTTGAACCTAAGGAGTTGGGAATTCCAACAAAAGCATACTATGCTGTTGAGGAAGTTAAAGAG AATGCTACTCAGAAAAGCCAAAAGGTCTTTGTGCATGTGCAATCCGAGATAGCTGCTCATGAGGTTGAGGAAATAG GAGTGGAACACTTGCTTAGGGATGTAAAGGATACAACCATCAGCACCCTTGCAACCGAG GTGAGTGGGAAACTCACAGCCTTGAAAGGTTTGGATGCAAGGCTTAAAGAGATAAGGAGTTACCTTGATCTTGTAATTGATGAAAAGCTTCCCTTAAACCATGAAATCCTATACCATCTTCAG GATGTGTTCAACCTGCTACCAAATCTTAATGTGTCTGATCTTATCAAGGCTTTTGCAG TGAAAACCAATGATATGATGCTGGTAATATACCTATCATCTCTCATTAGAAGTGTAATTGCACTCCACAACTTGATTAACAACAAG ATGCTCAACAAAGAACATGAAAGGGCAGAAGACTCAAAATCTGTACCGGTGCCAAGTGCATCTGCGTAA